One Lycium barbarum isolate Lr01 chromosome 5, ASM1917538v2, whole genome shotgun sequence genomic window carries:
- the LOC132641490 gene encoding uncharacterized protein LOC132641490 isoform X2, translating into MSIHSSFSFSPRMAKSPLTKRPAMELFHKAKAVRLQSHRDKYLTADEDEESVTQDRNGASKNAKWVVEFVEKTDNVIRLKSCYGKYLTASNQPFLLGMTGRKVLQTLPNRLDSSIEWEPIREGKQVKLRTRYGQFLRGNGGLPPWRNSVTHDIPHRTSTQDWILWDVHVVEILAHSPVPMPTPAVVNHSDSFASESSSPSTTGSSKSFGFSRQESSDSLVNSPPKLGDGRLIYYHITDEFGEVEEGMEGLCITFKGNSVEDLKKRLEEETGLEEITVCTRSPLNGKLYPLRLQLPPNNANMNVIILPSSSKEAKDFATPRMLL; encoded by the exons AGTCCATTAACAAAAAGACCAGCAATGGAGTTATTTCACAAAGCAAAAGCAGTACGTTTACAAAGTCATCGTGATAAATATTTAACagctgatgaagatgaagaatcaGTAACACAAGATCGTAACGGTGCTTCAAAGAATGCAAAATGGGTCGTTGAATTCGTTGAAAAGACAGACAATGTTATACGTTTAaaaagttgttatgggaagtatCTTACTGCTTCAAATCAGCCTTTTCTTCTTGGTATGACCGGTAGAAAAGTCTTGCAAACTTTGCCTAACAGACTTGATTCTTCTATCGAATGGGAACCTATTAGAGAAG GTAAACAAGTGAAGTtaaggactagatatgggcagtTTTTGAGGGGTAATGGGGGATTGCCACCATGGAGAAATTCAGTGACACATGATATTCCACATAGGACTAGTACTCAAGATTGGATACTTTGGGATGTTCATGTTGTTGAAATCTTGGCACATTCTCCCGTGCCGATGCCAACGCCTGCGGTGGTGAATCATTCGGATTCATTTGCTTCGGAATCTAGTTCTCCTAGTACTACTGGTTCGTCGAAATCTTTCGGCTTTTCTAGACAAGAG TCAAGTGATTCTTTGGTTAATTCGCCGCCTAAGTTGGGAGATGGAAGGCTTATATACTACCACATCACAGATGAATTTGGAGAAGTTGAAGAGGGAATGGAGGGACTTTGCATAACTTTCAAGGGAAATAGTGTTGAGGATCTAAAGAAGAGATTGGAGGAGGAAACGGGGCTTGAGGAAATTACTGTGTGTACTCGGAGTCCTTTGAATGGGAAGCTTTATCCTCTCCGTTTGCAGCTTCCTCCCAACAATGCAAAtatgaatgttattattttgCCATCATCATCTAAAG AGGCAAAAGATTTTGCTACACCAAGAATGCTATTGTAG